Proteins from one Podospora pseudoanserina strain CBS 124.78 chromosome 1, whole genome shotgun sequence genomic window:
- the SHE3 gene encoding mother-specific HO expression (EggNog:ENOG503P6YB; COG:U), whose amino-acid sequence MSRTAAGSTAPNTNGVNGKAAPPAPSPSAAATTSSSSLSPSRMNSTIRAVPSFDRSSAEDSSSDGTNATTSRNSALSSSINSTASMSSSESAANLTPNGRGLHKIPSVGRLRPGPSGASIGENSYSNSDQNNTPGTRTLRSFPSMGDIPQRGSSISATGYPSAADNPGPNGGGSPTPNEMSLAAGEAHLSGGWDNSVGKAGLGKTGRVINRLVSDNESLKRDIKIERLRAEEARQQAQLLKDQLDRTTREHESQMLDVNVTKTLLARKERQVEALQQTVELERTRAVSATDRERIWKEELEKVKAECKRQVEEANNQVLLTDGRYNALASHWGGEGERYRKRTDKMRKEFEELSEKRREDDEKIRRHEQMIDQMYVEIDDLEKQNRALWEMFERYKKEKDESLRGMTEDNLRQAEELQRTIEEAKEARDKLRWALSVKENVKGAK is encoded by the coding sequence ATGTCACGAACGGCCGCAGGATCAACAGCACCAAATACAAACGGAGTAAACGGCAAGGCAGCGCCACCAGCGCCGTCCCCCTCGGCGGCCgcaacaacatcctcttcctccctctccccaagcCGCATGAATTCCACCATCCGCGCGGTACCAAGTTTTGATCGTTCCTCCGCCGAAGACTCGAGCAGCGACGGCACAAACGCCACAACGTCGAGGAACTCTGCGCTTTCGAGCTCGATCAACAGCACGGCGAGCATGTCTTCTTCCGAGTCGGCGGCGAACCTGACGCCCAACGGCCGTGGGCTCCACAAGATTCCGTCGGTGGGAAGGCTGCGACCTGGCCCGTCGGGGGCTTCGATTGGCGAGAATAGTTACAGTAACAGTGATCAGAACAACACGCCAGGGACGAGAACGCTGCGGTCATTTCCTAGCATGGGTGACATTCCGCAGCGGGGGAGCAGTATTAGCGCTACCGGTTACCCCTCGGCGGCTGACAACCCCGGCCCCAACGGTGGTGGAAGCCCGACTCCTAATGAGATGTcgcttgctgctggggaggcgCATCTCTCGGGGGGGTGGGACAACTCGGTGGGCaaggctgggttggggaagacggggagggtgatCAACCGGTTGGTGTCGGACAACGAGTCGTTGAAGAGGGACATCAAGAttgagaggttgagggcggaggaggcgaggcAGCAGGCGCAGCTGCTGAAGGACCAGCTGGACAGGACGACACGGGAGCACGAGAGCCAGATGCTGGATGTCAATGTCACCAAGACTTTGCTGGCGCGTAAGGAGCGGCAGGTGGAGGCGCTGCAGCAGACGGTGGAGCTGGAGCGGACGAGGGCTGTGTCGGCGACGGACAGGGAGAGGAtctggaaggaggagctggagaaggtcaaggccGAGTGCAAAcggcaggtggaggaggcgaacAATCAGGTTTTGCTGACGGACGGGCGGTATAACGCGCTTGCGAGCCactggggcggggagggggagaggtacaggaagaggacggacaagatgaggaaggagtttgaggagctgagcgagaagaggagggaggatgatgagaagattAGGAGGCACGAGCAGATGATTGATCAGATGTATGTGGAGATTGATGATTTGGAGAAACAGAACAGGGCGCTGTGGGAGATGTTTGAGCGgtacaagaaggagaaggacgagaGCTTGAGGGGGATGACGGAGGATAATTTGAGGCaggcggaggagctgcagAGGACGATTgaggaggcgaaggaggcgagggataAGTTGAGGTGGGCGTTGAGTGTGAAGGAGAATGTCAAGGGGGCGAAATAA
- a CDS encoding hypothetical protein (EggNog:ENOG503P76V), producing the protein MEEYVEFYQTSCWSYKPKAIKKVIEELAAQPVHNGRVEVLYDLEQRWFKITCHQDDAETLRRRFAAVAAEIEEDALGSDYEKVIGPSCYFDTDIDNEWIAGEQEYLNLLRSHEAKFKAYAFPTALASFQFKTCWDSLEKRDDGLTLDHVVSDDKLSQMEQETNVRIVTDLGKSLVFIGSHTKGCIHKAKGKLDVLLASKNMALLSLRNDHVLFTDNYVDEKLRPGLMVDLRYMTNIHPRLTSSTLLDPATVRRLDGAYSRMYEQGVSLRLCPYSHKKKWHVSLLGPHIPEPKTQQRYVLSSRPTMLEKDSDERPITAPVSQVQARATTTESRVVIWMEGLSIAPSSELRNNDLSAEPCVHPFDLEQDSLGPLVDVPAISTTASATELIDMDSPGGLDEAALNTPVRPPQDIVEVPAPPLITVAPSGESGHSQHSGSTTRSLMEFSDDDVPTPTPFKYHDDFSTKRFHAMNQQSGHTAKKATPAPSAVSKPASKATQKTSNAVGMAAPSWTYGTVPFAEKLNMAIAKLLHKAPYRRGWVEVRVEFGRILLGDCDESALSFNSGQSAADGWDNQVVVYMLEQASRKLDTDKRRKDLRFTKILTTHGCDAEALLNMWNDGKQIWDPEQRKVDITYAIHCEMKRKGEEPYRFAIETRQNDTDCSVMVKPFHPIHDGDGIAPVYVHGLKHNWDMRVMLSHVDHDEVDKRVSRFAMVVFNSLQIRDNNGPNLTFCVPNYSATVTAVRALTRWYYPSIDRQNELQITEVEQLDMDTIEDIPNAAPGEKTKRIHAHPRLPKACQIKQRQGDFERWYEAAVLSTQLQESCQMNSGLKLGDVAAWSPEEMYRYGGFTTLYGPAIAMLKQMDKIGQNEDNNLSGVFGGLLKRANDPPPGVPGSFGPSSQHLRPHPHSRGGNTGFYLETCVSASANAASRTTTVRSEKGEAGEIW; encoded by the exons ATGGAGGAATACGTCGAGTTCTACCAGACCTCGTGCTGGTCCTATAAGCCCAAAGCCATCAAAAAGGTCATCGAGGAACTTGCTGCACAGCCAGTG CACAATGGGAGAGTAGAGGTCCTGTACGACCTCGAGCAACGATGGTTCAAGATCACCTGCCATCAAGACGACGCCGAGACTCTCCGCCGGCGATTTGCGGCTGTGGCTGCAGAGATCGAAGAGGATGCTCTTGGCTCCGACTACGAGAAGGTTATAGGTCCAAGCTGCTACTTTGAC ACCGACATCGACAATGAATGGATTGCCGGTGAACAAGAGTACCTGAACCTTCTCCGGTCCCATGAGGCTAAATTCAAGGCGTATGCCTTCCCAACTGCGCTTGCCAGTTTCCAGTTCAAGACCTGCTGGGACTCCCTCGAGAAGCGAGACGACGGACTTACCCTCGATCATGTCGTGTCCGACGATAAACTGTCACAAATGGAACAAGAAACCAACGTGCGCATCGTGACAGACCTGGGCAAGTCACTGGTCTTCATCGGATCGCACACCAAGGGTTGCATTCACAAGGCCAAGGGAAAGCTGGACGTCCTGCTGGCCAGTAAA AACATggccctcctctctcttcgAAATGACCATGTCCTTTTTACTGACAACTACGTCGATGAGAAACTCCGTCCAGGTCTCATGGTTGATCTCCGATACATGACCAATATTCACCCAAGACTTACCTCGTCGACATTGCTCGATCCAGCGACTGTCAGAAGGCTGGACGGGGCTTATTCGCGCATGTATGAACAAGGAGTTTCTCTGCGGCTATGCCCCTACAGTCACAAGAAAAAGTGGCATGTCTCCCTTCTTGGCCCTCACATTCCGGAGCCAAAGACACAGCAGAGATACGTTTTGAGCAGCCGTCCGACCATGCTTGAGAAGGACTCAGATGAGCGCCCTATTACAGCGCCGGTGTCACAAGTACAAGCGAGAGCCACAACTACTGAGAGCCGGGTGGTTATCTGGATGGAAGGTCTCTCGATAGCGCCCAGCTCTGAGCTTCGCAACAATGATCTCTCAGCTGAGCCCTGTGTGCATCCATTCGACCTTGAGCAAGATAGTTTGGGTCCTCTAGTCGACGTTCCTGCGATATCCACTACCGCCAGTGCAACGGAACTCATAGATATGGACAGTCCTGGTGGTCTCGATGAGGCGGCTCTGAATACACCTGTTCGTCCGCCTCAGGATATTGTGGAAGTCCCAGCTCCACCGCTTATTACCGTCGCTCCTAGTGGTGAAAGTGGCCATTCTCAGCATTCTGGGTCGACTACACGCTCCTTGATGGAATTCAGCG ATGATGATGTACCTACCCCGACACCTTTTAAATATCACGATGACTTCAGCACCAAACGCTTCCACGCCATGAACCAGCAGTCTGGTCACACTGCCAAGAAGGCAACCCCTGCGCCATCTGCCGTTTCGAAACCTGCGTCGAAGGCAACGCAGAAGACCTCAAACGCGGTGGGCATGGCAGCTCCAAGCTGGACATACGGCACTGTGCCTTTTGCCGAGAAACTCAACATGGCTATCGCAAAGCTCCTTCACAAGGCACCTTACCGACGAGGCTGGGTTGAAGTGCGGGTAGAGTTTGGTCGTATCCTTCTGGGAGACTGTGATGAGAGCGCTCTGTCGTTCAATTCTGGACAGTCTGCTGCCGACGGCTGGGATAACCAAGTTGTTGTGTACATGTTGGAACAAGCCTCCCGGAAACTCGACACGGACAAGAGGCGCAAGGATCTTCGATTCACCAaaatcctcaccacccatgGATGCGATGCTGAGGCGCTTCTCAACATGTGGAATGATGGCAAGCAGATTTGGGATCCGGAGCAGCGCAAGGTTGACATCACATACGCTATTCATTGCGAGATGAAGCGCAAAGGGGAAGAGCCGTATCGATTTGCTATTGAGACACGCCAGAACGATACCGACTGTTCTGTGATGGTCAAGCCTTTCCACCCTATACATGATGGCGATGGAATTGCGCCCGTTTATGTCCATGGCTTGAAGCACAACTGGGATATGCGGGTCATGTTATCACATGTTGACCATGATGAGGTCGACAAGCGTGTCAGCCGCTTCGCCATGGTTGTTTTTAACAGTCTTCAGATTCG GGATAACAACGGCCCAAACCTCACCTTCTGCGTTCCCAACTACTCGGCGACTGTCACAGCTGTTAGAGCTCTCACTCGATGGTACTACCCGAGTATTGATAGACAAAACGAGCTTCAGATTACCGAGGTTGAGCAGCTTGACATGGATACGATCGAGGATATCCCCAACGCCGCTCCAGGAGAGAAAACCAAGAGGATTCATGCCCATCCACGCCTTCCAAAAGCCTGTCAAATCAAACAGCGCCAGGGTGACTTTGAGCGCTGGTATGAGGCCGCAGTGCTCTCGACCCAACTACAAGAATCTTGTCAGATGAACTCTGGGCTCAAACTTGGAGATGTGGCCGCGTGGAGTCCAGAGGAGATGTATCGATATGGTGGTTTTACCACCCTGTATGGTCCTGCTATTGCCATGCTCAAACAAATGGACAAGATTGGTCAAAATGAAGACAACAATCTCTCAGGGGTGTTTGGAGGCCTGCTGAAGCGGGCGAACGACCCCCCACCTGGTGTTCCTGGGTCTTTTGGGCCTTCCAGTCAGCACTTGCGACCGCACCCCCACAGCCGTGGTGGCAACACTGGTTTTTATCTCGAGACGTGCG TCTCTGCTTCGGCCAATGCGGCCTCCAGAACAACGACTGTGAGGAGCGAGAAGGGAGAGGCGGGTGAGATATGGTGA